Proteins from a genomic interval of Pantoea deleyi:
- a CDS encoding regulatory protein RecX produces the protein MTESSQPQAQPDVVSYSRLLDRAMRILGQRDHSRAELARKLRQSAQRAAWAQKKEPEIIPDDLLEQVLDWCQESGWLNDERFTERFIQSRSRKGLGSQRVRLELAQKGIDRESIDLAMEETEVDWAARAAQMAERKFGHPLPTEWKEKAKVLRYLQSKGFKSEDIQSVFRNFDD, from the coding sequence ATGACTGAATCTTCACAGCCTCAGGCTCAACCTGACGTCGTCTCTTACTCTCGCCTGCTTGATCGTGCGATGCGTATTCTGGGTCAGCGCGATCACAGCCGTGCCGAACTGGCGCGTAAGCTGCGGCAGTCTGCTCAGCGTGCCGCATGGGCGCAGAAGAAAGAGCCCGAAATCATCCCCGACGATCTGCTGGAGCAGGTGCTGGACTGGTGTCAGGAAAGTGGCTGGCTGAACGACGAGCGTTTTACCGAACGCTTTATTCAGAGCCGAAGCCGGAAAGGTCTGGGATCGCAGCGCGTGCGTCTTGAGCTGGCTCAGAAAGGCATTGACCGTGAGTCTATCGACCTCGCGATGGAGGAGACGGAAGTTGACTGGGCGGCGAGAGCGGCACAGATGGCGGAGAGAAAATTTGGCCATCCGCTGCCCACCGAATGGAAAGAGAAAGCAAAAGTGCTGCGTTATCTGCAGTCTAAAGGCTTTAAGAGCGAAGATATCCAGTCTGTTTTCAGAAATTTTGATGACTAA